In Cryptomeria japonica chromosome 5, Sugi_1.0, whole genome shotgun sequence, the genomic window ACATCTATATATCAAAACACTTTACTTAAAATAAATACAAATCTAAATACAATATAACATAATAAATATATGAATCTCACATTTACAAATATTTATTGATCAATACATCAATTTGTAAAAATATGTTTTACTTCTTTACAATGTAAAACAACACAAATATCTTTTATTTCTTTACAACTTAAAACAAAACTACTTATAACATactttcaatattttttcttttttctataaTAGAACCAACTTTCTAAAATGTTTATAAGTTAGATGCACAAGCTTATGGTTTAGATTGTGTATTCTTGTTTTGCttgacattttggatcacacttagTAATCAATGTTAGAATGAGGAAAACGTATAATAAGAGTGTTGAATGATGAGGCAGTCTCTCCAATGTTTCAAGAAGGCTAAATCTATAGTCTACTTTGATAGTTTAATCCTAAATGATTTGATTTAAAACAAATTCCCTCCCATGAAAGACATCAATAATTGATATTAATTTTTCACAGTCCATTAGAGGAAGCGTGCCAGTAATCGTTCGTGCACCCACAAATTCTAAATggtacatcaaattttgacattttgttTTTGGTTGTCTTTGCATGCAACTTAACTGCTTAAAGCTATTGTtctagcttctgggtagtaacgatgcacattaTGGGAACTGTTATGTGCGCAAGGgtcaaaagtacacatttcaaagtgtcgctagatacctacttaaagataccCTAATAAACATGCACTTAAATTTGCCAATATACAAATACCCTAGTAGTCGTGTGCTATGGTTACCAATAATggtgcacaaatggaccaattatggcccaaaaatgctaaaaaatgggtGAAAGTTATTAATTGGCTTTAAGTTTTTTCTTTTTAGTTTATTTAAAGTTAGTAACTGGGGGGgtgggtgtgcaaggagtgaacgATTATTGGAACATGAGCGATAACTAGTGCTCTTTTTTTAGATAAATGGACAAGCATGCTACAGGGGAGAGGACCTAGTAGATGAGCACCCTAATTTCACgattctcaaaatcctacatggaaatttcaaatcactcccaaaattttatagcaacttacttggcaagtctcctaattataactaaggtttcaaggtcaTACCATcaaatgtgatgccacatcaatatGTTTTTTACCAAGGTGTTCAAAATAGCCTTTAAAAAAGAGACTATACTTGTacattgatgtggcatcacatgattcgtTGTTTTTAATGCTTATGAATAGTTTTCATCACAATAACAACTTCAATAAGACCGAAAAAGAGAGACGTGACCTCCTGACGCCCAGTCAACAGCTTTCGTCGTTGAAATGGACTGCCCACCACATCTGAGAATCGCTTTGCGGGAAGACTCCAAGACCACACGTCACGCGGGGGACTGATTTTTAatcaatattaatttattttaaatttttaacgaATTGGAAATTACGATCGGATGAGCATCTGCTGATGGACAGTACGACCGGGGAATCAATTAATGTTATTGCCACTTGTTCAACAATCCTAGACAGAGAATCAAAAGTGATCTAACATTTTCCAGTGATTGGCCCGCACAGAGGATCGAACGTCACTTTATACTTTCCACAATGATAGGTGTGCGCACTGGTCTTTGGGTAGTTGCAACTTACCTTGAAATACCAATAACTACTAGGATATTCTTCCCAAGAGAAAATGAAGATGGAAGTGGAAGGATTCATGGTGGTGCTCTTACTACTGTATTGGGCAATCCTCAACGCTGCAGTCGAATGTCCGATTAACTTCGACTATGTTGCTCAGTGGTCATGGAACCCATCTTCCTGTCAATCTATTCAAACTACAGAGGAACTGAATAATTGTGGAATGGCGTTGAGAAGCATGTTGGGTGTAGGCCTTGCACAATACCTGAGAGATGAATCGGCATTCGAACTTCCCGACAATGCCTCTGCTGCTGCCTGCTTGATCAGATTCCAGCAAAAGCTAACATTTTTGGGTCTTCGACCTAATTTGGTTCAACTCTGTTTTAACGACACATCTGAGTTTGTCTCGAATCCAAGCCTGTGTGCAGGTATACAGACCAAGAAAGACTGGATTCACAAAGTAGGAATAACTTCATTGGACACGGTGTGCAAAGGGGATTTGTCTTCAATCTCTGCCTGCCGTATGTGCCATGACAGCGGAGAAGTGGTTCACAGGCAGCTGCTGAGCAAGATAAAAAATGCTACAGAGGAAATAAGCAACCTATGTTACTATTTTGCGTGCCTGTATGCTATTGGCGTGGTCAACGAATTTGGGCCTATGGATAGAGGAGCTGCTGGGTGTATACTCCGCATGCCCTTCATGCACACCAAACCCACATCTCACAGACAAATAGCTTTATACGGTTGTATGGGCGCTGTAATAGGTATCTTTGTGATCTGTAGCCTGGGCATGTGTTATTATTGGTGGGTGAAGATTAAAAACAGAGCCAAGCACAGGCATTGGGTGGAAATGAGCAGAGGGCTTTTGAAGCCCAACACTGGGGCAGTCTGGCTCAGCTTGGAAGAGATCGCGGCCGCCACGGACAATTTCAGCCCCGCCAATGTCATCGGTGAAGGAGGTTTCGGGACTGTGTACAGGGGAACTCTTTCCGACGGTCAACAGATCGCTGTGAAGAGAATCAGAAACTGTACTTCGGAAGGCGATTCGGAGTTTAAAAATGAGGTGGAGATAATAAACAGCATCAGGCACCGGAATCTGGTCGTTCTCAGAGGTTTCTGTGTTGCTAGCGATGACACAGATGGACGCCAGAGGTTTTTGATCTACGACTACTTGGCTAATGGCAGCCTCGATGAACATATCTTCGGAGATAGGGGTAAAAACAGGGGAGATTTGAATTGGGACCAGAGGAAGAACATAGCAGTCGGCACTGCAAAGGGCTTATGTTATTTGCATTTCGGAGTTCAGCCTGCGATTTATCACAGAGATATTAAGGCCACTAACATTTTGCTGGATGACGAAATGAACGCCTGTGTGGCGGATTTTGGGCTCGCGAGAATGACGACAGAAGGGCAATCGCACCTGACTACACGAATAGCGGGTACCCATGGCTACTTGGCTCCTGAATATGCTCTGTATGGTCAGCTTACAGACCGAAGTGATGTCTACAGTTTTGGGGTTGTTCTGTTGGAGATTATGAGCGGAAGAAAGGCTCTGGACACATCTGTGGAGTGTACTTCTGATTATCTTATCACAGATTGGGCTTGGAAGCTTGTGAAGGTAGGCAAAACGATTGAGATCGTGGATGTCGGAATCCGTGACAAGGGGCCAGTGGATATTATGGAGAGATTCGTTTTAGTGGGTATTCTGTGTGCTCATGTTATGGTGGCATTCAGACCAAGCATGGTGGAGGCTTTGAAGATGTTGGAGGGAGAGGCCGACATTCCAGAGATTCCCGATAGGCCTTTGCCTCTTCTCAACCAGGGAGCTTTGGAGGATGGATATTCCAACTCTGTTCTGTTTTCAAATTCAGAGTCTCTGTAAAACATTTAAAGAACTTAAATGGTTAATAAGTTCATAgcaatcttttattttattttcagatAAATGCGGGGCTGGAAAGTGTATGTGGGGTTGGAATTGGTTGCAAGAAACACAACATTAGGAATAATATTTAAAAAGTGATTGAAtagttgttttattattattggttGGACTAATAGATAGAAAAGTATGAACTAATAGAATAATTATTTGTTCAAAGTTTTTATATTGATCAAAGTTGATTACAATGTAAAGAATAGTTTAAAAAAGGGGATTGCAAATTAAGAAAGAAGAAATCTATTTATAGAATTATGACTAACTGAAACAAAAAGAGGCTATACAATAAAGCTGAAGCTAAAGTTATAGACAAACGTTACAATAGAAAGTTATAGACAAAAGTATGAACTAATAGATAGAAAAGTATGAACTAATAGAATAATTATTTGTTCAAAGTTTTTATATTGATCAAAGTTGATTACAATGTAAAGAATAGTTTAAAAAAGGGGATTGCAAATTAAGAAAGAAGAAATCTATTTATAGAATTATGACTAACTGAAACAAAAAGAGGCTATACAATAAAGCTGAAGCTAAAGTTATAGACAAACGTTACAATAGAAAGCTATACAAAGCTGAAAAGGAAGAGCAAAGATCAGTAGACCTATGAGAAAATGTAAGATTGAACATTAATGTCCTTTTAAGAGAAAGCTTTTAAACACAAGCACTAATGCCCAagagaggtagaggaggaagattTGAGAAAATGTAAGATTGAACATTAATGTCCTTTTAAGAGAAAGCTTTTAAACACAAGCACTAATGCCCAagagaggtagaggaggaagattTGATGCAAGGAGAGGAAGACCCAAGAGCCACTATCAAGAAAGTAGTGAAGATTAAAGGAGCATTTGCAATcactgaaccaaaggaagaagaaagggtggaaatcatgaatataaaaaataaaggtaTGATAACTATCAAATTCTATGTTATTATTGTAAGAAATTTGAACATTACAATTATGAgtgtaaaaaaaaaatcaacaatgaAGGTATGGAGAGTATGAATTCTTTATATGATAACAAGAGTGAgagtgaaaataaaagaataaatgtaATAAAGAAGGTTGTTTGGATTATGATTATTTTGATAGTGAGTTTAGTTTTCTTTACAAACATTAATGATATATATGTCTAAGGTAAAGATTAAAAATGATAAGAAGGCTATTGGCAATATCATTAACAAAGATTTAGAATCTTTCATTCTTGGAATTGAATATTTACAATGAATAGGGGAGAGTATCCTATAGTGGAGTGGGGTTCAATAGTGGGGATGGTAGTTGGGCACAATTAGTTCAATAGTGGAACACAAAAAGTGTCATGTCAATAGTTATTCCCAAAAAGATTCCAGCAAATTTGAAAAAGCAacaatgtgatgccacatcaacacaccAATAAACATGACTTGGTGCACAATTCTGGGTCTTACTTCTTTTTGGAACCATTTTGACACCTTGGTAAAAAAGGTAtgtaatgtggcatcatatttgaccatgtgAACTTGAAATCAAATTTTCTAAGGGACTTGACAAATAAGGAAGTGCACAAAGTTGAAATAAATTTGAAATATCTAAAATAGATTTTGGAAAGTGAAAagttattttgttttattataagACCCTCTCCCCTAATCCTTCATTATACTCCATTAAACTTGCATACAAGTCAAAATGCAAATACAAAGCCAAATTGAAATTATGAATTTTTTGATGGAGGTCCAGCCCTGTGAACAAGACAGCCCAGCAAGGGCCTTCACAAAGTAATTTTTGCAAGCCGATACGGGGGCACGTGCCAATAGGCTGAACCTCTtcagctaagagccaaggactgaggggtatccattccgccaaattTGCCCGAGCATGATCCTGGCCTCATCCCTTACGATGTCAGAGCCTTGCACTTAGCAAGACTTGATCCGTGGTGGGCTCAtttggaaccattcaacttcaccaatagactaAGGACCCATTGACAAATTATGAATTTGATTTCCCCACCCAAAACAAAGCAAAGCAAAGTCGCCCCCAACCAAGTTAATGCAaatatgattttaaattttaaacttctTTTACCGCCCAAGAAGATCAAATGAAATTTAGAATGCAAATTATTGTTGCCTTCAGGAATCTCACCATCGTGCAGGTCAAATGCCCAATCTGGAAACCCCTTACTCTTGTAGATTTACAAGTTCTTTATTTTTCTCACTCAAAGCAAGTCACCATAGCCAGGTCGAAAGCCAAATTCATGCCAAAAGAGTGTTGGTCCAAGCATATAATCAACCACAATGCTCGCCACAGAAGGGATTATGATTTACTCACCACAAAAACAAGTCGTTTGAAAACTGAGTGCCAGAAAAGCAAATTGAAAGTTGCCAGAGTGAAGGAAGGAAGGCCGATCTGGACTGAAAGTTGTAGATCTCAAATGAAACGTTTTGTAccaataaaagaaaactaaatttgcaaattttaaatgaaaatttcAGCACCAAAATTGAAAGATTGAAGTCGACCACAGCAAACCAGAGGTTCGttgcaaatttgaagctaagaaATAGGGGTCGATTGTCAAACCATCAATCAAAATGCAACACAATCAGCAAAAACTGATCCACACGCCAATGAAAGCCAAGTATTCTGCTGAATACTGAAAAGTAAAGGCTGAGATGCTAAAATAACGCATAAATATTACAGGTTGACACCTTGTTGCAGGTCGAAACAGAGATAAATTGTGGATCGACGCCAAGGAGAGGCGAATCGAATTGGATCTCGAGGTCTTTGTGAAAGTTTTAGCACCAAATTGCAAACAAATAGCCACTGCAATTATAATTACAACCAAATATTTGTGCAAATATTGATCTACCTtctgcaaatatgcaaatatgaaggcaaatctcttcaatatttcaacaaatttcctcaaaataTCAACATATTTCCTCAATATTTCAAtagaattgcaaatttgaaagatTGAAGTCGACCACACCAAACCAGAGGTTCGTTACATATTTGAAGCCAAGAAAGAGGGGTCGATTACCAAATCACCAATCAAAATGCAACACAATTAGCAAAAACTGATCCACGCGCCAATGAGAGCCAAGTATTATACTGAATATTGAAAAGCAAAGGTTGAGATGCTAAAGTAACAAAAATATTACAGGTTGACACCTTGTTGCAGGTCGAGACAGTGATAAATTGTTGATCAACGCTAAGGAGAGGCAGATCGAATTGGATCTCGAGGTCTTTGTGAAATTTTAGCACTAAATTGCAAACAAATAGCCACTACAAATAAGATTACAACCAAATTGACCATATCTCTGCAAATATTGATCTACCTTTTGCAAATATTCAAATATGAAGGCAAATTTTTTCAATATTTCGACAAACTTTTTCAAAATCTTAAcatatttcttcaatatttcactAGAATTGCaaattttttcaatatttcaatagATCTTGGAAATATTGGatgaaaacattaaaaaaactTATAAATATTGATCATCTCTGCAAATATTGATCTACCTTTTGGAAATATTCAAATATGAagacaaatttcttcaatatttcactAGAATTGCaaattttttcaatatttcaatagATCTTGGAAATATTGGatgaaaacattaaaaaaactTATAAATATTGATCATCTCTGCAAATATTGATCTACCTTTTGCAAATATTCAAATATGAAggcaaatttcttcaatatttcgacaaactttttcaaaattttaacatatttcttcaatatttcactAGAATTGCAAATTTTCTCAATATTTCAATAGATCTTGGAAATATTGGatgaaaacattaaaaaaactTATAAATATTGATCAACTTTTATTGGAATAATTGCAAATTTATATCAATTTTCTACAGACCACTGGAATAATTGCAAATTTATATCAATTTTCTACAGACCACATCAAATTTGCATGGAGATTACAAATATTGCTGATAGAGAGCAAATATTTACAGAATTTGTAAATCCTCGATTCAAATTTTCAGCCCTCACCTCAAATATTCATGTTGAACTTGCTTA contains:
- the LOC131060907 gene encoding probable receptor-like protein kinase At1g11050, with the translated sequence MKMEVEGFMVVLLLLYWAILNAAVECPINFDYVAQWSWNPSSCQSIQTTEELNNCGMALRSMLGVGLAQYLRDESAFELPDNASAAACLIRFQQKLTFLGLRPNLVQLCFNDTSEFVSNPSLCAGIQTKKDWIHKVGITSLDTVCKGDLSSISACRMCHDSGEVVHRQLLSKIKNATEEISNLCYYFACLYAIGVVNEFGPMDRGAAGCILRMPFMHTKPTSHRQIALYGCMGAVIGIFVICSLGMCYYWWVKIKNRAKHRHWVEMSRGLLKPNTGAVWLSLEEIAAATDNFSPANVIGEGGFGTVYRGTLSDGQQIAVKRIRNCTSEGDSEFKNEVEIINSIRHRNLVVLRGFCVASDDTDGRQRFLIYDYLANGSLDEHIFGDRGKNRGDLNWDQRKNIAVGTAKGLCYLHFGVQPAIYHRDIKATNILLDDEMNACVADFGLARMTTEGQSHLTTRIAGTHGYLAPEYALYGQLTDRSDVYSFGVVLLEIMSGRKALDTSVECTSDYLITDWAWKLVKVGKTIEIVDVGIRDKGPVDIMERFVLVGILCAHVMVAFRPSMVEALKMLEGEADIPEIPDRPLPLLNQGALEDGYSNSVLFSNSESL